CGGGCGGCCCGCAGGAAGATCTCGATCCCGCCTCCGAGCCCGACCGACATCGTGGCCTCGTAATAGAAGCGCTCGAAATCGACCCACTTCAGCTCGCCCGCGAAGGACATCTCGGGCAGCAGGAACGACGCCGCGTCCAGGCTGAAAGCCGCCAGCTTGTCGTATCCCCGGCTGCCGCCGATGAACGGTCCGAAGCCGACCCCGAGCATTAACCCGCCCGATCGGACCACGACCCGGCCGAGAAGCTCGTTCAGGTTAAGGACATACGGATTGGCGATCGAGGACAGGTGGCGGCAGAAATGATTGAGGGCGGCCTCGACGGCGATTTCGTCCGAGATTCTTTGCTCGGCCCCGACTCGGACCCAATAGTCGCTCGTGCCCTGCAGGGCGCCGTTCATGCGTTGGAGAAAATCGACCTCCAGCTTGAGCCGGCTCCCGCCCGCGCCGGCGACGGGGAAGGCCAGCGAGAAGACCGGTCGGTAGAAGCGCCGGTCCAGGGAATCGATGCCCAGCTCGGCTTTGACTTCGGCCTGGGGGCGGGTCCAGATATCGGCGGCCGCTTGGGCGCGAAGCGGCGGCGCCCCCAGCAGCGCCAAGGCCGCCAGGATCACCCCGCAAGCGCTTAGGGTCGCCCCGACGGCCCGGGCCGGACGGGTCATTCGTCTTTCTTGTCGCCCTCGGCTTCTTCGAGGGCGACTTCCTCGCGTTTCTTCTTCAGGGCCGCCTTGAGCCTGTCGGCGAGCATACCGCCGAACATGCCGCCGCCCATGCCGGGCGCCGGCGCGGGCTCGGATTCGGCCGCCGCTTCTTCGGCGCCTTCCTCCGGCACCTCGGTCTCCGTCTCCGTCTTCGGGGCGGCTTTGGCGTGGCCGGCGGCCGCATGCGCCGCGGGTGCGGTCGAGGCCGCCGTCGCGGTCGTTTCGGTTTCTTCGGAATCGTCCGTGGGCAGGAAAGCGCCGAGCTCGGCCAGGATGTCCTCCTCGCCGTCCTTGACGGCGGACATGGCGGCGCGCTCGGACTCCCGGTCGAGGATGCTTTCCTCGAGAACGCGGCGCTCGCTCTTGCGGGTCTTGGGGCGCCGGTCGCTTTCGAACCGGATCTTCTTCTTCTCGACTTCCTTCTTGGCCGGAACGCCGGGCACGGGCGCGGACGGCCGGGCGGGCGGGCGGCCCGTGTCCCGGATGGGCATCGACCGCGGCACGAGGTTCAGCGCGGCCAGGGCGGCCCGGCGGGCCTCCTCCTCGGGCGAGATCTCCAGCTCCAGGGCGTCGGCGATGGCCACCTCGTCGATCGGCTCGGCGTGCTCGGCCGTGGCCTCGGCCAGGGCCATGTCCTCGGGCGAGAGGATGACGGCCGGGCGCTCGACCGCCGCTGCCGGCTCTTCCTCGATCACCAGGGCCTTCTCCGGCACGGCCTCGCGGTAGAAGAACTCGCCCTTTTTCTTGTCGGACTTGATGAACTCCGGCGTGTTGAGCAGGACGAGCTCGACGTCTTCCTGGGTGGTCCGCTGGATCAGGTCGACCAGGTGGTAGGCCCGCAGGTAATGCAGGGCCGTCAGGGTCGAGTGAACGTTGAACATCTTGAAGATCGGGATCAGCAGCTCCCGCAGGTCCTTGCCTTCGCGCTCGGCGGCCATGGCGAAGACCTTGGCCAGATGGTCGCGTTCGATGTAGATGATCTTATTGGGCAGGGCCATGGTCGGCGCTTCGCCGGCGTCGGCGAACGTGTCCGCGGCCGTGTCGTAGGCCACCTTGGCCACCTGGATCTTCTTCTTGGCCTTCTTGATCCAGAACTGGAAGCCGGCCGGCCCCGACTTTTCGAGCGTCATGCTCGTGCCCTGGGGGATGTTGGCCGCGGCGAAGTATTCCTTGAGGCCCAGGAAGTAGCCCAATTGGGGGAAGAAGTAGGCCGTCACGACGGCCTTCTCCTCGGCGTTGGTGAAGGTGTATTCGCGGGAGTGCGAGAGCTCTTTGTTGTACCAGCGCGGGATCTTGACCCCGCCCGAGAGGATCTCGCGCCAGCCCAGGTAGACCTTGAGCGGGAACTCGTGGAACGGCGCGACCTCGACCTTTTCGGCCGGGTCGAACTCGGGCAGCTTCGCCTCGGAGGCCGAGAGAGGCAGGCCTTCGGGCATGGCGGCCAGGGAGGCCTTGAGGTGCCATTTGCCCCACTCCACGGGCGAGACGGAGACGAACTCCTTCTTGTGCTTGGTCTCCAGCAGATGGTTCAGCCAGAGGCAGTGGATCTCGAACAGGTCGCTCGACGGCTCCAGGCCGAAGAACTCCCGGATGAGGTCGGTCGTGGCCGAGGACCGGCCCTGCCCGCTGATGCGGGCGGCGATACTCTTAATCGTCTCGTCGGGCACGGCCGGCGGGTTGGCCTTGAGCTGCCAGCGGTCGCCCCAGGCGAAAAAGGCGGCCGATTTGGCCATGGCCGCGCGAAGGTTGCGCTCGAGCGTCCGGACGTCGCGCTCGGTCATCGGCAGCTCGGTCAGGCGCGGGTCGGACGAGGCGACCATGATCTTGGGCGCCTCGCCCGCGAGGCCGCAGTTGGACGGCAACAGGACCAAGGTCTTGGTCTTGGCCATGTAGTCGACGTACTTGCGGAAGGGGCCGCCGCCCGTGTAGTCGACTTCCAGCATGTCGCAGTCCAGGGCCTTGTCGACGGTCTTGCCGACGACCTTGAGCACGACGCTGCCCTGGAAGTGCTCCTGCACCCGCGACCCGACGGTCAGCGGCTCGTCGTATTCCTTGTAGACCGAGTCCCCGACCGCGTAAGCGGCGCCGGGGTCGTAGATCTTGACCACTTCCGAACGCTGGCCGGCCGTCTTGCGGAAGGCCAGCGTCCCGGTCAGCTCGTGAAGGGAGAACGGGCGCCGGGTCTGGCTGAGTTCCCCTTCCAGGAAGGCGATGTCGTCCGGGGTGACCAGGACGAGCGAGTTGTCCTTATCCATGGCTCTCTTTCTTTCCCATCAATGTTAGCATAATTGCCTTCTGCACATGAAGGCGGTTTTCGGCTTGGTCGAAGACGATGGAGCGGGGGGAGTCGAGAACGGAGGCCGTGACCTCCTCCTCGCGGTGGGCGGGCAGGCAGTGCATAAAGACGGCGTCGGGCTTGGCCTTGGCCATCAGGGCGTCGTTGACCTGGTAGGGGGCGAAGATGCGGGCCCGGGCCTCCTTCTCGGATTCCTGGCCCATCGAGGCGAATACGTCGGCGTAAATGGCGTCGGCGTCCTTGGCCGCCTCGGCCGGGTCGTTGGTGATGAGGAGCTCGAACCCGGTGTCCTTGCCGTCTTCCAAAGCCCATTTGACGATCATCGGGTCGGGCTCGTAGCCCTTGGGCACGGCCGCCGCGAACTTGGAGCCGGCCTTGGCCGCCGCCAGCATCAGGCTGTGGCAGACGTTGTTGCCGTCGCCCGACCAAGCCAGCTTCAGCTTGCCCAGGCCGCCCTTGTGTTCGACCAGGGTGAAGAAGTCGGCCATGGCCTGGCAGGGGTGGAGCAGGTCCGTCAGCGCGTTGATCACGGGCACCGAGGAGGCCTTGGCCAGCCGGACGATGTTGTCGTGGGCGAAGGTGCGGATCATGATGCCATCCACCCAGCGCTCCAGGTTGTGGGCCACGTCCTCCACGGTCTCGCGCTTGCCCAGTTGCACCTCGTTGGGGCTGAGGTAGATGGCCTGGCCGCCCAGCTCCAGCATGCCGACCTCGAAGGTCATTCGGGTCCGTAGCGACGGCTTCTCGAAGATCATGGCCAGGACTTGGTGGCGCAGGCGCTTGCGGTACGCGTCCGGGTCTTCCTTGATGTCCTTGGCCAGGTCGAGCAGCTCGTGGAACTCGTACCGGCTGAGGTCGTGGATGGTGATGAAATCCTTATTCATGCTCCGCTCCTTGTCTCGTTCCCGCCGGCGGCGCCGACGGCCTCGCGGCCGGGACCTGCTGGGGGTTGTTTGCCCCGCCCCGCCGTCGTCACGGCGACGTCCGGGACGATGCGAGTCCCGGAGCGGCCGATCAGCGCGGCCTTCAGGTGGTTGGCGTCGGTGATGAGGACCTCGCGGCCCCCGGCCCTGATGTAATCGATGGCCGCCCGGATTTTGGGCCCCATGGACCCGGGCGGGAACTGGCCTTCGGCCAACAGGCGCTCCGCTTCGGCGACCGTGATCTCGGCCAGATCTCTTTGGCTGGGCTTGCCGAAATCGCAGCAGACCCGATCGACGGCGGTCAGGATGATGAACAGGTCCGCCCCGACTTCGCGGGCGATCAGGCTGGAGGCGTAGTCCTTGTCGATGACCGCCTCGACTCCCTCGTACAGCCCGCGGTTGTTGAGGATGACCGGGATGCCGCCGCCGCCGGCGGCGATGACCACCCGGCCCGAGGCGACCAGGTCCTTGATGATCCACTTGGCCGTCACGTCGATGGGCTTGGGCGAGGCGACGACTTTGCGCCAGCCGCGGCCGGCGTCCTCGACCATGGTC
The Candidatus Aminicenantes bacterium genome window above contains:
- the argF gene encoding ornithine carbamoyltransferase, translated to MNKDFITIHDLSRYEFHELLDLAKDIKEDPDAYRKRLRHQVLAMIFEKPSLRTRMTFEVGMLELGGQAIYLSPNEVQLGKRETVEDVAHNLERWVDGIMIRTFAHDNIVRLAKASSVPVINALTDLLHPCQAMADFFTLVEHKGGLGKLKLAWSGDGNNVCHSLMLAAAKAGSKFAAAVPKGYEPDPMIVKWALEDGKDTGFELLITNDPAEAAKDADAIYADVFASMGQESEKEARARIFAPYQVNDALMAKAKPDAVFMHCLPAHREEEVTASVLDSPRSIVFDQAENRLHVQKAIMLTLMGKKESHG
- the arcC gene encoding carbamate kinase — translated: MAAAKQRLALVAFGGNALLPENQRGLQEEQVKNAEQAARLMAGVAAKGYGLIIVHGNGPQVGNLLIQQEEAVNRIPPYSLDVCDAMTEGSMGYLLERALVNELRRRSIDRDVATLISMVLVDRDDPAFAKPTKPVGPFYTEFRARELRRKKKWTMVEDAGRGWRKVVASPKPIDVTAKWIIKDLVASGRVVIAAGGGGIPVILNNRGLYEGVEAVIDKDYASSLIAREVGADLFIILTAVDRVCCDFGKPSQRDLAEITVAEAERLLAEGQFPPGSMGPKIRAAIDYIRAGGREVLITDANHLKAALIGRSGTRIVPDVAVTTAGRGKQPPAGPGREAVGAAGGNETRSGA